A single window of Arvicanthis niloticus isolate mArvNil1 chromosome X, mArvNil1.pat.X, whole genome shotgun sequence DNA harbors:
- the Taf7l gene encoding transcription initiation factor TFIID subunit 7-like, translated as MERIEEVPVEGAPPAEGAPAEAGPLDISEAPSTDVSTSEEMGSKEPQVPIGLGAESPWDTSDPGGAGGPVTPVPSKARPQGTRQGSARGRGLEKAMRTMSLRHDESHEIEEQFILRLPPEQAYAVRKIIHSRNVASKDKLKIDFSSDEHHAVVQVEDVSLPAKLVNLPCVIGSLKTIDRKTFYKTADISQMLVCSPEGEPHSSKEPVISTGLTVTGNIEGKAEKKKYNWKHGITPPLKNVRKKRFRKTTKKLPDAKQIEEINFSEYTQSPSVEKEVKRLLFSDAEAINVRWEVVADDDTMEIESQGCIPTISGIPQMGDASLSEYDVLREVMGDSGSNSNDVEDKSNKVEDDDDDDDDQEEEEEEEEEDGNEEEEEETDNSEEELEKELQAKLIQSSLHETDEDYSSIIMAIQKLILIKENRLQQIYKKAQRQKDLLRNVENMTLKRHFQNVLGKLTIMEKDKCEQIYHLQEQLKCFLKE; from the exons ATGGAGCGCATTGAGGAAGTGCCCGTTGAGGGAGCTCCTCCCGCTGAGGGGGCTCCCGCGGAGGCGGGACCTCTGGATATTTCTGAGGCCCCCTCAACGGATGTTTCAACCTCAGAAGAAATGGGTTCCAAGGAGCCCCAAGTTCCGATCGGCCTCGGTGCTGAGAGTCCCTGGGACACATCTGACCCTGGGGGTGCTGGAGGCCCCGTGACTCCTGTTCCCAGCAAGGCCCGGCCCCAGGGGACCCGCCAGGGCAGTGCTCGCGGCCGAGGTCTTGAGAAGGCAATGCGAA CCATGAGCTTAAGGCATGATGAATCTCATGAAATTGAGGAGCAGTTTATATTGCGTCTGCCTCCA GAACAAGCTTATGCTGTCAGGAAAATTATCCATTCTAGAAATGTTGCCTCAAAGGATAAACTAAAAATTGACTTTTCTT cTGATGAACACCATGCAGTTGTGCAAGTAGAAGATGTTTCTCTGCCTGCTAAGCTGGTTAATTTGCCTTGTGTTATCGGAAGCCTGAAAACTATtgatagaaaaacattttataagacGGCGGATATTTCTCAG ATGCTTGTATGCAGTCCTGAAGGTGAGCCTCATTCTTCTAAAGAACCAGTGATCTCTACTGGTCTTACTGTAACTGGAAATATtgaagggaaggcagagaaaaaaaaatataactggAAGCACGGCA ttactcCACCACTTAAGAATGTCAGGAAGAAAAGATTccggaaaacaacaaaaaag CTCCCAGATGCCAAACAAATAGAGGAAATCAACTTTAGTGAG TACACTCAATCTCCAAGTGTGGAAAAAGAAGTGAAGAGACTGCTCTTCTCAGATGCTGAAGCCATCAATGTCC GCTGGGAAGTTGTTGCTGATGATGATACCATGGAAATAGAAAGTCAAGGGTGCATCCCAACCATTTCAGGAATCCCACAGATGGGTGATGCTAGTTTATCAG AATATGATGTGCTTCGGGAGGTGATGGGTGATTCTGGCAGCAACAGTAATGATGTGGAAGATAAGAGTAATAAAgttgaggatgatgatgatgatgatgatgatcaagaggaagaggaggaggaggaagaggaggatggaaatgaagaagaagaggaggaaacagacaaTTCTgaagaggagttagagaaggagCTGCAAGCCAAACTTATTCAATCTAGCCTCCACGAAACAGACGAAGATTACAGTTCAATAA TCATGGCAATTCAAAAGCTGATTCTTATCAAAGAAAACAGGCTCCAGCAGATTTATAAAAAAGCCCAGCGACAGAAGGATCTCCTTAGGAATGTGGAAAACATGACCCTCAAG aGACATTTCCAGAATGTTTTGGGGAAGCTTACCATAATGGAAAAAGATAAGTGTGAGCAG ATTTATCACCTTCAGGAACAACTGAAATGTTTCCTGAAGGAGTAA